The Polyodon spathula isolate WHYD16114869_AA chromosome 3, ASM1765450v1, whole genome shotgun sequence genome has a segment encoding these proteins:
- the LOC121312785 gene encoding probable G-protein coupled receptor 141, with protein MYINNGTNDTVEDMIQMNSSITQLNYALVAIYSVALIGGAAGVIFMTVFLLNSSTKLSVTTTAIINLVLVHSVFLISVPFRIEYFVTNEWKHSFPLCKWVSLFIHFHLYISFIFYIAILVVRFLLFFGKNLNFYRPLHALFASCLVWVFVSVSIFPPLFIQYGKHGNYSTNKCFEFGKEIQNPFVALLNYVIITSVLFTVFALLACQLVILVKVAMKNKTDLLSRQEFRAQLKNLSFLMVIVICFLPYHIFRFYYIQHSQDNDHTNHYNEICLAISSLCCFDLLTFIAQGS; from the coding sequence ATGTACATCAACAATGGGACAAATGACACCGTAGAAGATATGATACAAATGAATAGCTCAATCACACAATTAAATTATGCCTTGGTAGCCATCTACAGTGTCGCGCTAATTGGTGGAGCAGCGGGAGTCATTTTTATGACCGTCTTCTTGTTGAACAGCAGCACAAAGCTTTCTGTCACCACAACCGCTATCATCAACCTTGTCTTGGTACACAGCGTGTTTCTAATTTCTGTCCCATTTCGCATTGAGTACTTTGTCACAAATGAGTGGAAGCATTCGTTTCCCCTCTGCAAATGGGTGAGCCTCTTCATCCACTTCCATTTATACATCTCCTTCATTTTCTACATTGCCATCCTGGTTGTGCGCTTCCTATTGTTCTTTGGAAAGAATTTAAATTTCTACAGGCCCCTCCACGCTCTTTTTGCCAGCTGCCTGGTGTGGGTGTTTGTCTCTGTCAGTATTTTCCCACCACTCTTCATTCAGTACGGCAAACACGGCAATTACAGTACCAACAAGTGCTTTGAGTTTGGGAAAGAAATTCAAAATCCTTTTGTTGCTTTACTGAACTATGTTATTATCACCagtgttttgtttacagtgtttgCATTGCTTGCTTGCCAGTTGGTGATCCTAGTGAAAGTTGCAATGAAGAATAAGACCGACTTGCTGTCCCGTCAAGAATTCAGGGCTCAGTTGAAGAACTTGAGTTTTCTTATGGTGATAGTCATCTGTTTCCTCCCATACCACATATTCCGATTCTACTACATTCAACATAGCCAAGACAATGACCATACAAACCATTACAATGAAATCTGTTTGGCTATCTCATCTTTATGTTGTTTTGACTTGCTGACATTTATAGCACAAGGCAGTTGA